The region GGGACCTTATTACTTCTTGGTTATCACGGAAAGAAGGAAGATTGGAAAAATATGTGGTCATGCTGTTTACGCTATCACTAAGAGCGAGATGATACCGATTCCCAATTCTACCGTGCTTTCCAATATGGCTTATTCTAAGGATGAGAACAGGTCTTTAGTCAATTCTGCATGTCAATGTAGATTGTCCATAGTACTTTTAGGAAGACATTATAATGGAACGAAAACACTTCTGATTTCCTTGTATCTTTATGAGACCTGTTATcgatttgattttattttttgtttgaataTTCTTCTGTTTGGATGACTATTGAATTTTGCATTATGTAAGAAGTCCTATATTGTTGAGGTAATTGCTATACTATTTTAGCATTGAACGAGTCACTCGGATGCTCACGGGATGAGTATACTGAGAATGTTTATAGTTGATCCTTTTATAGCTAAGTTGTTCATAGAGCCCATTGCCGGTTCATTTCCTGCAAATGTACAGGGGAAATTACAGTGGTGTTCTGATGTTAATTTTTACATGTTGAATGAGACAAGGTATCTTCAGGATTCCAGCGGCACACATATTGAgcttcttgttttatttttcttatttcaaaacTCTTTCCTCTACCCTCTATTTATTTGTTgcatcaaattaatatttactcactttttttcttttggttcctctttttgtttcttttcttcttttggagaAATAGATATAAAAAGCTCCTGCGCAGGATGGATCTCACAAAGGACTACTTTTTCAGCTACTCCTATCATATCATGCttagttttcaaaagaatctAAGCAACTCAGAGACAGGACTCGCCCTTTATGAGACAATGTTCGTATGGAATGAATTCTTAACTCGAGGAATTCACAATCAACTCCAAAACACTCTCTGGACTGTTGCATTAGTCTATGGGTTCTTTAAACAGGTATTTTCAGTATGAAAATGTTATTTTAAATTTGTATGCGTAACTGAGCGGAAATCTAAATCTTAACTCAATGTAGCTAGGCAAGATGCATGGCTTTTTGATATGATACCACATTGCTTTAAGTTTAGTTGGTGTACTCATTTGGATGTAAACGATTTGTAATTTTATCTCATAATATATCTTTGTGATCGTTTATGTTTGCTTTACTTATTAAATGGCACCATAAGTAGGATCATACTTTCAACAGTTTAAGATTTTCTTGTGTTTTGTGGAACAGGCGACACTTACTATTTCTGCGCAGGAGTTCATCTTAACCCTCATTGCTAGACGTTCTCGTCATTATGCTGGTACCAGGTTCGTATAATTGAAACATTTGTCATCCTTTGTGTTCTATATTAAGTCCTGGCAAGTGGTCTGGAACAAGGTAACACCAAATCATGAAGAAAGTTCTCTTATCTCTTAGGTGtttttaattacttttcatGTGACTACTTAACGTGACAGGCATGAATTATATAGTGACGTCAACATCAGTAAGTGCTTAACCATTTTTGTCTCGAGATTTTATTCCTTTTATTTCACGCAGATATTTAAAAAGAGGAGTAAATGAGAATGGTCATGTAGCAAATGATGTTGAGACAGAACAGATTGTGTTTGAAGATGCACCTGAAGGGTCCCTATTTGGAGTAAGCGCTGTTGTACAGAACCGTGGTTCAATACCTCTTTTCTGGTCTCAGGAAACTTCGCGCTTGAATATAAAACCTGACATCATATGTACGACCAAAAGACTCTTTAAGATTTTTTTAGTATCCATTTGCTCAATTTCTTTTGACTCTCTTACCTGTTAGTGTCTAGGAAGGACTTTAAGTTTGAAGCCACCaaacttcactttgaagatcTTGTTCAAAGATATGGAAATCCAATTATCATATTAAACTTGATTAAGGTAACGTTTTTCATGATTCAATATTCAGTCCATTATTCGTACTTTTTCATTGTGAGCAGTACTTTGACCTTCTCTGACACTGCCCCCTTGCtttgtttgttattttttatgttaaacAGACTCATGAGAAGAGGCCCAGAGAAATGATTCTTCGTGCAGAATTCGCTAATGCTATTGAGTTCATAAATAAAGATCTTCCTGAGGACGACCGCTTGAGATTTCTTCACTGGGATATAAACAAACCCCCGAGAATGTATGTTGTTGCTTTctctccttttcatttttcctttgtAGTTGTTCTTCTTACTTATCTATGGGTTTGATGAAAATCTGGTATCTCTCTTCCAGCAAAGCTACAAAGGCCATGATACGTCTAGGCGATGTGGCTGCTAATGCTTTGGAGTTAACTGGATTTCTCCACTGTCAGTTTATACCTACTTCAAGAACTGAAGAGTTGCTTAAACTGTCATCCATCGGGTAAGTTGCCAATCAAAATGATGCTTTTGAATATCTTAGTTTATTAGTTCGCGAGAGTTGATTGTTCAAATTGTCAAAATGATGCTTTTGAATATCTTAGTTTATTAGTTCGCGAGAGTTGATTGTTCAAATTGTCATTTCACTTAGGAAAATCCTTGCAGAACTGTTTGTGCTGCAGAGATTAGATGTTTGTTGGCTTTTCTTGGTATTTTCGCATTCAACATGTGTTTGTTGGGTATAAGTTGAGGCCTTAGTTAAATTTAGCCTCAGTCTGGTGcatttaagtatatatagttttTGACAATCTGGTTAATATTTTCTCACTTCAATGcataaaagataaatagattGGATAAATTCATGgaagacacacacacacagagaagagagagagagatgcaCACCCCCTAAAGCTAAAGCACTTGACGTTCACATGATTTCTTAAGTATTTTTCAGTAGTTGAAAAAGTTTCTACTTGAAATAACTTTTTACCAGGGTTATGTTCAATTAGTGTTTGCTGCCCACTCAAGAGCATCAAAGctcctttttttgttcttcatgtCGATCTTATTTGATGCAGCTGTGGCAATAGAGGAGACCATGTTAAAAAGGACCTTTATGAAATGGATGCTGAAATGGACAATGAGTATGATGATCTGCGTGTAGCTTACTGTGTCAAAGTTTTAAAAGTCCAAAAGGGAGTCTTAAGAACGAATTGTGTAGACTGTTTGGATCGCACAAATGTTGGCCAGTATGGGTATGGGCTGGTTGCTCTGGCCCGTCAGCTGCATGCCTTAGGCTTTGTAGATGTGGACAACATCAACATTGAAACACATTCTCCTATAGCACATGACCTAATGGAGATGTACGAAGAAATGGGAGACACTCTTGCACTACAATATGGTGGCTCTGCTGCACATAATAAGGTAATCTATCTTtgctactccctctgtttcaaaatgtttgtctggttttgacttggcacggagtttaagaaagtaaagaagccttttgaatcttgtggttgtTAACTATATGtcgaatgtaccaaaatgccctttaatatgtggtcttaaacattccatgtggaaagttggaaagagttgccaaaaaaggaaagagacattctttctgagacggactaaaaaggaaagtaagacaaacattctgaaacggagggagtatttatgAGAAATTCTGCAATTTTCTTGTGCAAGCTCTTAATGGAATCTATAGTAATGAGATGGTTTTGTGGAAGGGCCCCTTTCAGTCCATTGAATTTCTGATGGCCTCCTTATAAGatatcttccttttttttttttttttttttttttgataaccgaGAAATCCCTGAGGGAAAGTGGCTCACGGTTCGGAACTCGGTGGATAATGGGCAGGCCTTCTGGGCATGGTTGACAACTATTGGTTGCCGTAATCCTGAAATTGATTATTCAGATACACTTCTATTGATACTTAGCTGACATTCTTTATTTTCTGAATATTGaagtgattaaaaaaaaagtggcacTGTTGATAATTTTGTGATCGAGTTTTAATGTATCCAAGCAGACCCCACGTAGATTTTGGTGAAACTAACACATATGGTATCCTTGTGAAAATAAGCTAAAGATGAGTAAAAGTATTGCATATATGGTGCAAAATTTGAGTTCCCAACGAAAAATACGATGTCTGGTTTCTCCTTTTCCAGTTCTTTGTTTGTGACCAAACATTAGCATACTGTTTCATTACTGAAGCTGTGGCTTCTTCTGCATTTATCATACTGATGAATATGGAAACCAAACAGATATTTTCAGAAATAAGAGGCCAATGGAAAGCAACAACAAGGTCTCAAGAGGTCTTTCGAACGGTTCAGCGCTACTACAGTAATGCGTACATGGACCCTGAGAAACAAGATGCCATTAATGTGTATGTGAATTATTTCCTTCACAATAAGTTCCTTCAGGCTGTTCTTCCAAAAAGATACGTgcaacttcaaaaaaaaattgagtaacGTGGTTGCTTTTCCAGGTTCTTGGGCCATTTCCAGCCACAAGAGAGTGAGCCGGCTCTGTGGGAATTGAATCCAAACCAGCAATATGATGTTAGGAGGCATGGATCAAGTCTAACTGCAGAACGTTCTAGGTATGCATGATCCTTTACAAGGCAGACTTACTGATCGCTTGTTTCTCTCTTCCAGATTGTTTTTACTGTTTAAAGGTCACTCTGTAGAATCACTATTTGGCTGTTATAATATTATGCTAACACATGAGATTTCACTGTTTTAATGTCTGACCTAACTGTAAGCGTATCTTGTAACCATCTAACTGATATGAAGGCTAAAAATTGGAGAATGTACTTCTCCAAAGCTGATTAGTGTTTCAAGCTAATCTGCTCTCCCGGTCAATTATCCAAAACAGAAAGAAACTTTTTCCTGTTTGGCAGACAATTGTATCAAAGCTGTTAGCAAAGCAGTTTGTTAATACGCAGGTCATTTATTAAAAGGTCGCTATCAGAAGGAAACATAAGCTGTGGAAGCAGCTCTCATGGTAGAGACACTGACATAGATCAGACTGAAGACACTTACCAGCCTTTGACTGACAGTGGAAAAGGTTGTAAGGGTATTTCGGAGTCCACACCAGAAATCTCTACATGTGACAGTGATATTCCGTTTACCAGGTAGCTTGGTTTAGATTTTATGTGCTTCATAAATTCATTTGAAGCAGTAACATATTCAGGTGATTCATGATGCCCTCGGATAATTCTTCATCGAATGGCTGCTGACTGCTACTTACGGTAGAAAAACATCTCCCTCATGATTCCTTCATGCTTCGATGGACCAATGCATTTGAAggttgaatgattttgaatgCCTCATGCGTTGTTGCATGTATCTTTTAACAAAGATGAATGCATGTGCCTTTAAGAAATATTGTTAATGGCAGGCATACTTGTAAAGGGTTTATGATTGACATAAAGCCTTATTGCAATATGTGAAGATAATGTATGATATCTTACCGAAATGGAACATACCTTATCACACTTAACCTCATGGCTGTATGTGAAGTTAAAGTATTACCATGTTGCAGCTTGAAAAATTCTGTTTGCTCAAAGACTTTTGTTGTAACCAAGGTCCTAACCTGTCAtgtttttaagtttttattcttcatcttttattggGATTGAGGAGATGCTATTTGGATAAGATTCCTACTTTGATATTACTCATCGCTAATGGTGCTTGTATTTCTTGTTATAGGTACAACCCCTCAATGTCAGGCAGACATCTTTTCCATGATATGCAGTTAGAGCAGTGTGTAGGAAGTGGTAGCATGAAATTTCACGAGGGTGCATTGTTCGAttcctcaaattttctagatgtTGATTGGCTCTCTTCATCGGGAATTTCATGTGAAGAAGAAACATATGACAGGTATACTTCTTGTTTTATGaccaatgcataaataaaaGTTGATGAAGAAACATATCAGAGGTGTCCTCCGTATAGGAAAACAAGACTCTTTTGTATAAATCATCATTTAGTCCAGTCAATTCTGCTTTGTCTGACGTATCAAACCAGGAAAACGTTTTTATCTTTTACTGGTTAAAAGTGCACCACCTAACACCTTTACACAGTTAGATTGATCATTTTAGGAAAACAAGGTCTTAATGGCCTAGTTTGTTATATAGTATCTTTCTTGTTAAATGTTAAGCTTATTCTATTTGTGCAGATCTTCAATCCTAGGTTCTCCATCTCGCGGCTTGTCATCAGATACCGTGACAAATGAGCTTGAAGCACAAACAGACCTATCAGCTTATAATCCTGGGGCAAGCTTGAAGGTCAGTTCACTCAGAGCTTAGAATATTTAAATGTTGTGGGTAAATCTAAATAACAGCAGCCTTATTAGATAGAGCTTTTACCTTAAAAAATGAAGCAAATACAATATCTAGAAGCTTCAGAGTAATAAAGAATCTTGATCGTACCatgttattttcttctttttacatGTTATTCAGCATgaataattcttttttctttccaattttcttattttaggAGGAGCAGACTACTGGAGAAATCAATGTTAATGCTAAAGAGAGTAAGGAGACACATAGGCAATTCTCTGA is a window of Lycium ferocissimum isolate CSIRO_LF1 chromosome 12, AGI_CSIRO_Lferr_CH_V1, whole genome shotgun sequence DNA encoding:
- the LOC132041162 gene encoding phosphoinositide phosphatase SAC2-like codes for the protein MGTDGKNRHVINLQPNSNGFYMRKFKLYETRSNFYMVGWDKTRTFWKVLKIDRLESSELIIHEDPTTYSEIECADLLNRIHEGNKSTGGLKLVSRCYGIIGFIKFLGPYYFLVITERRKIGKICGHAVYAITKSEMIPIPNSTVLSNMAYSKDENRYKKLLRRMDLTKDYFFSYSYHIMLSFQKNLSNSETGLALYETMFVWNEFLTRGIHNQLQNTLWTVALVYGFFKQATLTISAQEFILTLIARRSRHYAGTRYLKRGVNENGHVANDVETEQIVFEDAPEGSLFGVSAVVQNRGSIPLFWSQETSRLNIKPDIILSRKDFKFEATKLHFEDLVQRYGNPIIILNLIKTHEKRPREMILRAEFANAIEFINKDLPEDDRLRFLHWDINKPPRIKATKAMIRLGDVAANALELTGFLHCQFIPTSRTEELLKLSSIGCGNRGDHVKKDLYEMDAEMDNEYDDLRVAYCVKVLKVQKGVLRTNCVDCLDRTNVGQYGYGLVALARQLHALGFVDVDNINIETHSPIAHDLMEMYEEMGDTLALQYGGSAAHNKIFSEIRGQWKATTRSQEVFRTVQRYYSNAYMDPEKQDAINVFLGHFQPQESEPALWELNPNQQYDVRRHGSSLTAERSRSFIKRSLSEGNISCGSSSHGRDTDIDQTEDTYQPLTDSGKGCKGISESTPEISTCDSDIPFTRYNPSMSGRHLFHDMQLEQCVGSGSMKFHEGALFDSSNFLDVDWLSSSGISCEEETYDRSSILGSPSRGLSSDTVTNELEAQTDLSAYNPGASLKEEQTTGEINVNAKESKETHRQFSEKFVRWVSDGDMLFP